A region of the Gemmatimonadales bacterium genome:
TTAGCCTCCAGCAAGCGATTGGGGCAAGTGGACCCTCGCGAGAACGGTCCCGGCCAGCAGATCACTCCCCGGCAGCCTCGGCGGGGCCCAGTTCGAGGAGCCTGGCCCCCTTCTCCACCGCCTGCCCGGCCTCCACCAGGACGGCGCGCACCGTCCCTGCGGCGTCGGCCTTGAACTCGTTCTCCATCTTCATCGCCTCGAGTACCAGGAGCGGCGTCCCGACGGCGACCGTATCACCGGCTTTGACGTGCACCCGCAGAACCATACCGGGCATCGGGGCCTTCAGGGTGGCGTGGCCATCCGACGCCTTGCCGGCGCCGACCAGCAGGCGGATCTGTCGGCTCCGCTCGTCCTCCACCGAAAGCTCGCGCACCGCCCCGCCGTCGACGAGCCGCATCGAGATCCCGTCGACGCGATCGAGTGCGACCGTGGCGGCGTCGCCGTTGATCACCACCCGGAGCTCGGGCGTGCCCCGGGTTCGCTCGACTCGCGCCTCGACCGGCCGGCTGTCGACACGAACCGCGTCACTGTCCAGCTCCACCGCCACGCTCCGGTCACCGATCGTCACGATGTACTTCACCGCTGCTCCAGGATGGCGAGAGTTTCCAGATGCGCTGTCTGCGGGAACTGATCATACGCCGTGACACTACGCACGCGGAACCGGGGTGCGAGGCGCTGCAGGTCGCGCGCGAGCGTCGCCGGGTCACAGGAGATGTAGGCGATCGTCGAGACCGTGGACGCGGTGAGCGCATCGGTGACCGACGCCGCCATACCAGTCCGAGGCGGATTCGTGACCACTATGGTCGCAGCCGGGAGGGTCGCGATGACCTCCTCCACACTCCCGGTACGCCGATCGGGGCCTGCCGGTCCGAGGGTGACAGCCAGAGCCACCGCCGCACGATCACGTTCGACGCTCACCACCATGGCGCCGCGGGCGGCAAGTGCAACCGTGGTCTCACCGATTCCTGCGTACAGATCCCACGCGACCTGCCCGCCGATCTCGCCGAGGGCCTCGATCGCCGCCGCACGAACCTGATTTCCCACCGCGGGATGGACCTGTTCGAAGACCGTCGCCGGCCACGGCGTCTCGGCGCCTGCGAGGGCGCGGGGCCGCCCGCCCGCCGGATGCCACCAGATGCAGACCGCAAGGCCGGCATCACTCAATGCGCGATGCAGTGTCTTGGCGCCGGTCCACGCCGAGGCCCCTTCCGGCGTGCTCACGACAACGTGCCGCCCGCCGTCGCGGTCGAGACGGAACGCCACGCGGGTCCCATCGCCCGGGAGCAGCGAACGATGGCTCCGCACCACCGCGTGCACTTCGCGAATTTCGGGTCGCGCGATCAGGCAGTCATGCAGGTCAAAGACGCGCACCGCGTCCTGCAACGGATGATATCCGAGAAGTCCGCGCCAGATCGTCAATGTGATCCGGGTGCGGTACGCGAACGGATCGGGAGGTGGCGCCACCGGAGGATCGTCGATCTCGACGTGTCCGATGCGTCGAAGCGCATCGCCGGCGATGCGTGCCTTGGCCGCACGCTGCGTCGGCGCGTCAAGATGCATCAGCTGGCACCCGCCGCACCGATCGTTGATGTAATGCGGGCACGGCGGGTCCACGCGTCCGGGACCCGCAACGATCACTGCATCGATGGCGGCGCGAGCGTACCGCGCGTGGAGCTGCACCGATCGGAGCCGGAGCCGGTCGCCGGCGGCGGCGCGAGGGATGAAGACCGCCCGTCCATCATCCAGCGTCGCGACACCGTCCCCGCCGCCGGCGAGCGAGCGCACCGTGACCTCGGTTCCCTCCGATGTCACAGGAGCGCGTCGCGCCGTCCTGCGCGGGCCCAGTCGCTGAGTGCCGCGTGGCGATCGGGAGCGCTTCCGGCGAGCGGGGGAACCGGCCGCCGTGACGTGCGGCGCTCTTCAGCGAGCCACGCCGCCGTGATCGCCAGCCGCGTGATGGTCCGTTCATCCGTCGGCGCCGTCAGCAAGTCGGCGCGGCGGTCGAGGAACTGGATGTCGATGGCGCCGTCGACGAAATCACGATCGGCAAAAAGCTGCCGATGGAACGGTGCGTTCGTTGCGACGCCGACGATGGCGAGCTCGGTCAGCGCCCGCTGCATCACGGCGATCGCTTCGCGTCGCGTCGCGGCGTATGCGATGAGTTTGGCGATCATCGAGTCATAGAAGAGGGTGAGCTCTGAGCCGGTCTCGACACCGCTCTCCCACCGCACCCCCGGTCCCGCCGGGGCACGCATCCAGTGGATCGTCCCGGCGCTGGGGAGCAGGCCGTTGGCGGGATCTTCGCTGGTGATGCGACATTCGATCGCCCACCCGCGCGGCGCCAGCGGACCGCGCGCAATCGACATCGTCATCCCGCGCGCAATGCGGAGCTGTTCGCGGACCAGGTCGACGCCGTAGACCGCTTCGGTGACCGGATGTTCCACCTGAATCCGGGTGTTCATCTCGAGGAAGTAGAAGGTGCCGTCAGCGGCGAGCAGGAACTCGCAGGTGCCGGCGCCCCGATACCCGACGGCGACCGCAGCAGCAACTGCAGCCACACCCATGCGCTCGCGGAGTGTGGCGTCCACGGCAACCGACGGTGATTCCTCAACCAGTTTCTGGTGACGCCGTTGAATCGAACATTCGCGTTCACCCACGTGAATCGTGCGTTCGTGATCGGCGAGGACCTGGATCTCGACATGCCGCGGACGCTCGATGAACTTTTCCAGATAGATACTGCCGTCGCCGAACGCCTTGAGTGCTTCACTCGTCGCCGCCGACATTGCTGCGAGGAGGTCGCCTTCCGCGCGCACGACGCGCATCCCCTTCCCGCCGCCGCCCGCCGCCGCCTTGACCAGGACCGGGTAGCCGATCGACGCCGCCGCAGCGATCGCCTCCGACAGATCACCGAGCGGCGTGGTCAGTCCTGGCACGATCGGAACGCCCGAGTGCGCCATCAGACGACGCGCCGCGGTCTTGTCTCCCATCGCAGCAATCGCCGATGCTGGCGGCCCGATCCAGATCAGCCCGGCTTGGGTGACTGCGTTGGCAAACGCCGCGCGCTCGGAGAGAAAGCCGTATCCCGGGTGGACCATCGTCGCACGGCTCTCGCGCGCCGCATCGAGGAGGCGGTCAATCCGCAGGTAGCTCTCCGCCGGCGCCGGTGGTCCGAGTCGCACGGCGTGATCGGCCGCGCGCACGAACGGCGCGTGACGATCGGCGTCCGAATAGACCGCGACGCTCTCGAGCCCTTCGTCGCGGCAGGCGCGAACGATCCTGAGCGCGATCTCACCGCGGTTGGCAATGAGCACGCGCGGCGTCTCCGGCGCCGTCACGGGGCGCAGGATGCGATGGCGGGGAGAGTCAGTGCGTCAGTGTTGACGAAAAGCGAGGAGCACAGCCCGTGATTGCGGCGCGCGGCGAGATCGTAGGCGTCGCGCGCCGCAATGGTCCAGACCGAACCAGTGAGTCCGGTGCGTCCGAACTGAAACACGCTTAGCGGCGTCTGCCAGGCCGGCGGCGGAGGCGGCGCGACGGTGCTGAGCACCATGCGCGACGCGTGCCATTGCAAGTCCGGGCTTGCGACCGAGTCGACGCTCGGCGTGAGACACACCGGACGGCTCTTCGCAGCACTTGCCAGCGCGGCAGGAAGATCGGCAGCTGAATCGGCGCCGATGGTGCGCGCCATCGCCGCCCGGTACCGACCGTCGGCGCGATAGACGTCGGGGCGAAGGAGGATGAGATCGGCGCGGGTGCCCTGCAGCCGCGCCCCCCACGCCGACGCCGTCTCGACCAGCGAAGACGTCACCAGCACGCCGTTCCTGGGACACGACTCGAGAAGATTCCGGCCGAGTTCGAGAAGGACCGGGGGGAGCGGAAGGTCGACCGCTTCGGGATGCCAACTCGCCAACGAATCCCAGCCATTTCGTTCGACGCGCAGCGTGCCGCGCTCGACCGCTACCATGACGCGGAAGACGCCGGCCGAGTCGACCAGCAGTTGCTGCGCAGGTTCAAACGACGTGCTGGCAAAATCGAGGAGGAGGCCGCCCGAGGCCTCGGGTCGATGGCCGGCGCGGTGCCACGCCTGCGCCTGTTCGAGATAGATGCGTCCGAGATAGAACCATGCCCGGCCATCGTTCGGCCGCTGCATGAGATGCTGACCGAGCAGGTCGGTCGCCGAGTCGCTCTGACCCTTGCCGACGTACTCCTGCGCACGCTGGATCACGCCTGCGGCCATGGCCACGGCGTCGA
Encoded here:
- a CDS encoding biotin/lipoyl-containing protein; translation: MKYIVTIGDRSVAVELDSDAVRVDSRPVEARVERTRGTPELRVVINGDAATVALDRVDGISMRLVDGGAVRELSVEDERSRQIRLLVGAGKASDGHATLKAPMPGMVLRVHVKAGDTVAVGTPLLVLEAMKMENEFKADAAGTVRAVLVEAGQAVEKGARLLELGPAEAAGE
- a CDS encoding acetyl-CoA carboxylase biotin carboxylase subunit, which translates into the protein MTAPETPRVLIANRGEIALRIVRACRDEGLESVAVYSDADRHAPFVRAADHAVRLGPPAPAESYLRIDRLLDAARESRATMVHPGYGFLSERAAFANAVTQAGLIWIGPPASAIAAMGDKTAARRLMAHSGVPIVPGLTTPLGDLSEAIAAAASIGYPVLVKAAAGGGGKGMRVVRAEGDLLAAMSAATSEALKAFGDGSIYLEKFIERPRHVEIQVLADHERTIHVGERECSIQRRHQKLVEESPSVAVDATLRERMGVAAVAAAVAVGYRGAGTCEFLLAADGTFYFLEMNTRIQVEHPVTEAVYGVDLVREQLRIARGMTMSIARGPLAPRGWAIECRITSEDPANGLLPSAGTIHWMRAPAGPGVRWESGVETGSELTLFYDSMIAKLIAYAATRREAIAVMQRALTELAIVGVATNAPFHRQLFADRDFVDGAIDIQFLDRRADLLTAPTDERTITRLAITAAWLAEERRTSRRPVPPLAGSAPDRHAALSDWARAGRRDALL